A stretch of Antennarius striatus isolate MH-2024 chromosome 6, ASM4005453v1, whole genome shotgun sequence DNA encodes these proteins:
- the nup88 gene encoding nucleoporin 88, whose translation MAALSADRWPESLPSHGIFRKIREKLNAESRKNEREVAKNLTFCLGGDFFVWDDADRVFYTTNLRQLNSEDNRGNYQTLMCINPPLFEVCQVLLSPMQHHVALIGQRGISVLELPQRWGKRSEFEGGRSEINCKTIAIAERFFTSSPSMTLRQAAWFPTETDEPLLVLLTSDNTIRFHSLKSPQTLVKSLPVSQSEDGSSVRPPARSYAASLGEIAVAFDFGPGSSPPPQQAARFSKEQLVYPLFILYENGETYLSYTSYANGLIIGKPIGPLPMYPAAEDNYGYDACAILCLPCVPSILVIATETGTLYHCVVLESEEEEETGAVEKWIRGSEVVPALYVFECVELELTLKVATGEDEEPQDFDFTCPIRLHRDPLCQHRYHCTHEAGVHSVGLIWITKLQKFLQSDEEDKDCLQELAAEKRCIVEHILCTRPLPTSQSAPVRGFLILSDLSLGATMICITSTYECILLPLLSSIRPPSPPLLCSSPGPGSSSSPLRGLADNSFELHIRNILVRSATNPLVLKAGDKDTSPPPAECLQLLSRATQVFSEEYILKQDMAREEMQRRVKLLAGQKDKQLEELSLCRRERMRLREAAERLADKYEDAKYRQETIMNRVKRALCSLQSQLPILSNSEKDMKKELQTISDQLKHLDNCIKQVNMKMDYQKTQVDKDVPSARTTVSLNAHQKKVVQDSLREQGQQIGDMMKQIKDIKNHFSF comes from the coding sequence ATGGCCGCTTTGAGCGCGGATCGATGGCCGGAGAGCTTGCCAAGCCATGGCATTTTTAGAAAAATACGAGAGAAGTTAAATGCAGAATCGCGCAAAAATGAAAGAGAGGTCGCCAAAAACTTGACGTTTTGTTTGGGTGGAGATTTTTTCGTGTGGGACGATGCAGACCGCGTGTTTTACACGACCAACTTGCGGCAGCTCAACTCAGAAGATAACCGCGGGAACTACCAGACTTTGATGTGCATTAACCCACCTCTGTTCGAAGTATGTCAAGTGTTGCTGAGTCCAATGCAGCATCACGTCGCGCTCATCGGGCAACGGGGCATCTCGGTGTTGGAGCTGCCTCAGCGATGGGGCAAGAGGTCCGAGTTCGAGGGAGGAAGGAGCGAAATCAATTGCAAGACCATCGCCATAGCGGAGCGCTTCTTCACCAGCTCACCGTCGATGACCCTGCGACAGGCTGCTTGGTTTCCCACAGAGACCGACGAGCCTCTGCTGGTGCTCCTTACATCCGACAACACCATCAGGTTTCACAGTTTGAAGTCGCCCCAGACTCTGGTCAAGAGCCTGCCGGTGTCCCAGTCGGAGGATGGCAGCAGTGTCCGTCCGCCGGCCCGCTCCTACGCGGCTTCTCTTGGGGAGATCGCGGTGGCGTTCGACTTCGGGCCTGGTTCGTCCCCACCTCCTCAGCAGGCAGCACGGTTCTCCAAAGAACAGCTGGTTTACCCTTTGTTCATTCTCTACGAAAATGGGGAGACGTATTTGAGCTACACAAGTTATGCTAACGGTTTGATCATCGGGAAACCCATCGGACCCCTCCCGATGTATCCTGCCGCGGAAGATAACTACGGCTACGATGCTTGTGCCATTCTCTGCCTGCCTTGTGTTCCAAGTATCCTGGTCATCGCCACGGAAACTGGCACCCTGTATCATTGTGTGGTGCTGgaatctgaggaagaggaggagacggggGCAGTGGAAAAGTGGATCCGGGGCTCAGAAGTCGTTCCGGCGCTttatgtgtttgagtgtgttgaGCTGGAGCTCACCCTTAAAGTAGCCACcggagaggatgaagagccTCAAGATTTTGATTTCACCTGTCCGATAAGACTGCATCGGGACCCCCTGTGCCAGCACAGGTATCACTGCACTCATGAAGCGGGAGTGCACAGCGTGGGGTTAATCTGGATCACAAAGCTCCAGAAGTTCCTCCAGTCAGATGAAGAGGATAAGGACTGTCTCCAAGAGCTGGCGGCTGAGAAGCGATGCATCGTAGAACACATTCTCTGCACGAGACCACTCCCAACCAGTCAGTCAGCTCCCGTTCGTggatttttgattttgtctgACCTTTCCTTGGGAGCCACCATGATCTGCATCACCAGCACATATGAATGCATCCTGTTGCCCCTGCTGAGCTCCATTcgccctccctcccctcccctgcTCTGTTCCTCTCCAGGACCAGGTTCTAGCAGCTCCCCTCTACGTGGGTTGGCTGACAACTCCTTTGAGCTGCACATCCGCAATATCCTCGTACGCAGTGCTACCAATCCGCTCGTACTGAAGGCCGGAGACAAGGACACCTCGCCACCACCTGCGGAGTGTCTTCAGCTTCTTAGCAGAGCCACTCAGGTTTTCAGCGAGGAGTACATTCTTAAGCAGGACATGGCCCGTGAAGAAATGCAGAGAAGGGTCAAACTCTTGGCAGGTCAGAAAGACAAGCAGCTGGAAGAATTGTCTCTATGCAGGAGGGAGAGGATGAGACTGAGAGAGGCAGCAGAAAGGTTAGCTGATAAGTACGAAGATGCAAAGTATCGCCAGGAAACCATCATGAACAGGGTGAAAAGAGCGCTGTGCAGCCTTCAAAGCCAGCTTCCTATACTGTCTAACAGTGAAAAAGACATGAAGAAGGAGCTGCAAACCATCAGCGATCAGCTGAAACACCTTGACAACTGCATCAAACAGGTGAACATGAAGATGGACTACCAGAAGACGCAAGTGGATAAGGACGTCCCGTCTGCCAGAACAACAGTCTCGCTCAACGCCCATCAGAAGAAGGTCGTGCAGGATTCCCTCAGGGAACAGGGACAGCAGATTGGAGACATGATGAAACAGATCAAAGACATCaaaaatcatttcagtttttag
- the psmd8 gene encoding 26S proteasome non-ATPase regulatory subunit 8, with protein MALKETAGLYETLKAEWNKKNPNLNKCGEILSKLKVSLLELNFLPTGRSALTKQQLILARDVLEIGALWSILKKDIPSFERYMAQLKCYYFDYKEELHEAAYMHQLLGLNLLFLLSQNRVSEFHTELERLSARDIQTNVYIRHPVSLEQYLMEGSYNKVFLAKGNIPAESYTFFIDILLDTIRDEIAGCIEKAYEQIQFSEATRVLFFSSPKKMTEYAKKRGWSLSSDGYYSFTSQQQRTEEVTIPSTELAQQVIEYARQLEMIV; from the exons ATGGCGTTGAAAGAAACTGCGGGGCTCTATGAGACACTCAAAGCAGAATGGAACAAGAAAAACCCAAACCTCAATAAATGTGGTGAAATTCTGAGCAAACTTAAG GTTTCTTTACTGGAGTTGAATTTTTTGCCAACTGGCAGATCAGCCCTCACCAAGCAGCAGCTTATTTTAGCTC GGGATGTCCTTGAAATTGGAGCCTTGTGGAGTATCCTCAAGAAAGACATCCCATCCTTTGAGAGATACATGGCCCAGCTGAAATGTTACTACTTTGACTACAA gGAGGAACTGCATGAAGCTGCCTACATGCACCAGTTGCTGGGACTGAACCTGCTCTTCCTGCTCTCACAGAACCGTGTTTCAGAGTTTCACACAGAACTTGAGAGACTAAGTGCACGAGATATTCAGACCAACGTATACATCAGACACCCCGTCTCCTTAGAGCAG TACCTGATGGAGGGAAGCTATAACAAAGTTTTTCTTGCCAAAGGCAACATCCCTGCCGAGAGCTACACCTTTTTTATAGATATTCTGCTTGACACAATTCG TGATGAAATTGCTGGTTGTATAGAGAAAGCATATGAGCAGATCCAGTTCAGTGAAGCCACTCGAGTACTGTTCTTCAGTTCCCCCAAAAAGATGACTGAGTATGCCAAGAAG AGGGGATGGAGTTTGAGCTCTGATGGCTATTACTCTTTTACCAGTCAGCAGCAGCGGACAGAAGAGGTGACCATCCCTTCTACAGAGCTGGCACAACAGGTCATTGAATACGCACGACAGCTGGAAATGATTGTGTAA